CTTCGGCCACCCCTCCGCATCGCTAGGCCAAATGGAAGTCCTCCGCTTCGGCCATCCTTTGATAAAAATTTTAAGCTTCTATTTGGCTTTCGGCCATAGGGGCGGCTTTCTTCGTCCAGCATTTCCTATTTCCACCAAAGTATTTTATGCCGAAAGGCCCAAGCCCAAGCCAAACGATAGTGCCGATAGCCCAAGCGCCCCAGCCGCTCCCGCCACTCTCGGCCCAAAAAAGATTTCTGTATGGAAAGTAGTCCATCATAACGGACCATCGGACTAGCGCCCAGCAGTTTAGTCACTAAACGAAAGAGAAAATGGGCCAGTTTCGAGCGCTCTAAATCATTGACAATGCCGCCCCATTGGGCCTGCCCCTTTAGCTGTAGGAGCAGACGGTCCAAGGCTTCTTCCTCAAAATGATGCAGAAAGAGGGCGCAATGGGCCACATCAAATTCTAAGGCCGCAAATTCTTCCCCAAAAACATCAAGTTGGGCATAACGGATTTCTGGAAAATCACTGGACCACAAACGGGCTTGCTCCAAACAGTAGGCATTGGCATCTATCCCCAGCAAATCTAAGCGGTAGCCCCTCTTACGGCCCCAAAGGGCAAAGGCGCGCAGGGCATCACCGCCCCCGCAACCCAGATCCACTAAGCGCAAAGGCTTTTCTTTGGGCCAAGTTTGCAGCAGTTGGGCCAAGGCGGCCTGACTAATCGCCAATCCCCCCAATAGTTTATTCACCCAGGCAATTTGCTCCAAAGTGGCCTTGAGCTCTGGCCCCTCCATCTCCAAATCATCCATGATTTCTTCTTTGTCCGACCGCTGTTTAAAGTAGAGCATCCCAAGGCGTTAATGGACGGCCATGCGTCCAGCGAATAATTGTTTTTTGCATAAAGGGTAGGCCCGCAAATAATTGCACGCCCAAATTGGACCAAAAGGGGCGGCCAAAGAAATGTTGCAGCTTTCGCCCCGCCTGCAACCTCAAGCTATAGTTTTTTTGCCAAGCCGCCGCATATTGGGCCAAAAATTCAGCTTGACTCAGCTGGCCCTCCAAATACTGGGGCACTAAGGCTTGCATAATGGCCGCAGAACCTATCGCCATGGCCATCCCATTGCCCGAAAGCGGATAGATCAGGCCCGCAGCATCGCCCAGCATGGGCAGCCCTTGCTCTACCAAAGGCTTGGGCCTAAAATAAATATTGCTAATGCTCAAGGGCCGAGAAAAGACAGGCCTAAACTCCCGAAACGCTTGCTCTAAATAAGGGTTTTGCCCCAAAACAGTACGCTCCAATTCCTTAATGCTGCCGGCCCGCTTGAGCTGCCGCTGAGCCACCAAATAACAAAGGTTGATTCGGCCATCTTCTACTCTAGATAAGCCGCAATAGCCTCCCTCAAAGTTGTGTAGGGCCACCAAATCTTCTGGAAAGTCGCCCTCATAATGGCATTTGACCGCCATAAAGCCCGCCCGCTCTTGCATGAACCCCCGCTCAAGCTGCCGATCAACCAAGGAGCGCTTGCCCTGTGCGCCCAAGACCATGGCCGCCCGATACTGCTGCCCCTGCTGGCTGTAGACCAGCCAGTTTTTTGGTCCAATTTCTTTTAGCTGATTGACTTTTTGCCCCAAGGCAAACTCTACCCCCGCCCCCAAGGCCAATTCATAGAGCTTTTGGTCCATCCGATGGCGAGACAAACCAAAACCTCCTAAAGGCAAAGTAGTTTGGACCTGCTTCCCCTTTAAGGAGCTTAGGGCAAAACGCCGAATATCAACGGCTCCATGAGCAAAAGGATCAAAGCCCAAGCTGTTGAGGTAGGGCAGCACCTCCTTAGAGATGTATTCCCCACAAACTTTGTGAAAGGGATACTCCTTTTGCTCAATGAGTAGGACCTTTAGCCCTCTTTTGGCCAAAGGAAGGGCGCAGCAGAGGCCAGCAAGACCTCCACCAATGAGGATGACATCATAAAAAGGAGTGGGGGAAGGGGAGTATAGGGCCACAGCTTAGGGATTAGTATTGCTCTAAGTTAATTAAGACAAGGGTACAGGCCGCCATGATTTCCGCTTGGGGCAGAGCCGCTTGCAGACGTTGTTGAAAGGCTGGGTTTTCTGTTCCTGGATTAAAGATAATGCGCTTAGGGGCCAAGGCAACAATCTGCTCAAAGTATTCTTTTTGTAAACTTGGGCGGAGGTATAAGGTGATACTATCTATTTGAGCCTCATCGGGAAATTCAGTCAATATGTCTAGATCTCCAGCGGTTTTTCCCGCTCTGTAGCCCAAGGGATAAACGGTTTCTCCAATGGCTAAAAGGCGGCGGGCGGCCTCATAAGCGTAGCGATCGGGCTTGCTAGAGGCCCCAATAATTAAGGTACTCATTCTATTTTGGTTTAATGATAGTAATGAAAGGAAATAGCGCCCTAAAAGTTTTGAACCGCCGCCCTTTTTGGTCCTATTGCGGGGGACAGGCGGCGAAGCCGCCGCAGGCTGAGGGGCTGTAGCAGGGCCGCCGAAGGCGGCAGACCCAGCGGGCGCAGCCCGCGCAGGGCCGAGCAGACCTGCGAGCTGCGCAATGGCCCGACCCGCCCGCAGGGCGGGGCAGCCCCAAAAAAAAGAAGTTGTAAACCTACAACTTCTTCTTCTTCGCTTCCATAAAGGCAAAATGGCCTAGTAGCGGAAATTTTTCACGGTATCGACAAAGACCTTGACATTGTCTAGGGGCGTATCGGGATAAACGCCATGGCCAAGGTTAGCAATATGGTGCGGACCAAAATCCTTGAGCATCTGAATCGCTTGGGCCTCAATGGTTTTGGGGTCGGCATAAAGGGCGCAGGGGTCCAAAAGACCTTGCAAAACTTGATGTTGACCTAGCTCTTGACGCAATTGCTTGGGGTTTTGGGTCCAGGTACAGCCCAAGACCGAAGCCGAAGTGGCCGCCATTTGTGACATAGAGTGCCAGGCTCCTTTGGCAAAAATCGTTACGGGAACGCTGCTGCTCAAGCCCTCGGCGATGCGAGCCATATAGGGCAAAGAAAAGGCGCGGAAATCGGCTGGGCGAAGCACACCGGCCCAAGAATCAAAGAGCTGGATGAGGTCGGCTCCAGCGGCTACCTTTTTCTTGAGGTAGGCCAAAGTCGTATCGGTAATCTTTTGCAAAAGCAGATGGGCTAGCTCTGGCTCTTGGTACATGAGCTTTTTGGCCTTAGAAAAGGTCTTGCTACCTTGGCCTTCAATCATGTAGCAGAAAATGGTAAAGGGCGCGCCGGCAAAACCGATCAAGGGGACCCGACCATCTAGCTCTTTCTTGGTGATTTTTAGGGCCTCATAGACATATTGTAGTTCCTCGGCGGCGGCATCGCCAACCAATAGCTGCTCGATGTCTTTGGCCGTTTCGATGGTTTTAGGAAAGCGAGGTCCTTTCTTCTCGACCATCTCATAAGGGAGGCCCATGGCCTCGGGAATAACGAGAATATCGGAGAAAATAATGGCGGCATCTACCCCTAGTTCATCTACGGGTTGGATGGTGACCTCTGCGGCCAATTCGGGCCGTTCGACCAACTCCTTAAAGCCAGAAAGACTATTGCGAATGGCGCGATATTGAGGCAAAATGCGTCCAGCTTGACGCATCAACCAAACGGGCGGACGTTCTGTGGCTTCGCCTTTGGCCACCCGGAGAAACAAATCATTTTTTAGCATGCTGAGAAGCTTCTAGTTGTTTTTTATAATAGGCATAGACCTCTAACTGCGAGCGAAAGGGCCTTTGACCTTCATCAATTTTGTAATGGTTGGACAGCTTGGGGTCCAAGATTCGGGCTTTGACATTGTCTTTGAGCTGCAAATTTAGAAAATCTTTAATTTCTTCTTGCAAGCCCTTGTCATAAATCGGAAAAGCACACTCAATTCGGTAATATAAATTGCGCGTCATCCAGTCGGCAGAAGATAAATAGATCTTGTCCTCTCCCGCATTATGAAAGTGATAGATCCGAGA
This genomic interval from Saprospira grandis contains the following:
- a CDS encoding methyltransferase domain-containing protein; the encoded protein is MLYFKQRSDKEEIMDDLEMEGPELKATLEQIAWVNKLLGGLAISQAALAQLLQTWPKEKPLRLVDLGCGGGDALRAFALWGRKRGYRLDLLGIDANAYCLEQARLWSSDFPEIRYAQLDVFGEEFAALEFDVAHCALFLHHFEEEALDRLLLQLKGQAQWGGIVNDLERSKLAHFLFRLVTKLLGASPMVRYDGLLSIQKSFLGREWRERLGRLGYRHYRLAWAWAFRHKILWWK
- a CDS encoding NAD(P)/FAD-dependent oxidoreductase gives rise to the protein MALYSPSPTPFYDVILIGGGLAGLCCALPLAKRGLKVLLIEQKEYPFHKVCGEYISKEVLPYLNSLGFDPFAHGAVDIRRFALSSLKGKQVQTTLPLGGFGLSRHRMDQKLYELALGAGVEFALGQKVNQLKEIGPKNWLVYSQQGQQYRAAMVLGAQGKRSLVDRQLERGFMQERAGFMAVKCHYEGDFPEDLVALHNFEGGYCGLSRVEDGRINLCYLVAQRQLKRAGSIKELERTVLGQNPYLEQAFREFRPVFSRPLSISNIYFRPKPLVEQGLPMLGDAAGLIYPLSGNGMAMAIGSAAIMQALVPQYLEGQLSQAEFLAQYAAAWQKNYSLRLQAGRKLQHFFGRPFWSNLGVQLFAGLPFMQKTIIRWTHGRPLTPWDALL
- a CDS encoding CoA-binding protein — protein: MSTLIIGASSKPDRYAYEAARRLLAIGETVYPLGYRAGKTAGDLDILTEFPDEAQIDSITLYLRPSLQKEYFEQIVALAPKRIIFNPGTENPAFQQRLQAALPQAEIMAACTLVLINLEQY
- the hemE gene encoding uroporphyrinogen decarboxylase is translated as MLKNDLFLRVAKGEATERPPVWLMRQAGRILPQYRAIRNSLSGFKELVERPELAAEVTIQPVDELGVDAAIIFSDILVIPEAMGLPYEMVEKKGPRFPKTIETAKDIEQLLVGDAAAEELQYVYEALKITKKELDGRVPLIGFAGAPFTIFCYMIEGQGSKTFSKAKKLMYQEPELAHLLLQKITDTTLAYLKKKVAAGADLIQLFDSWAGVLRPADFRAFSLPYMARIAEGLSSSVPVTIFAKGAWHSMSQMAATSASVLGCTWTQNPKQLRQELGQHQVLQGLLDPCALYADPKTIEAQAIQMLKDFGPHHIANLGHGVYPDTPLDNVKVFVDTVKNFRY